The Sinomonas sp. P10A9 genome includes a window with the following:
- a CDS encoding MmcQ/YjbR family DNA-binding protein, with amino-acid sequence MDSAELRTLCLRFPGAYEDFPFGPEASVFKVRAPSGGEDRPGKMFALSNLDATPLSVALKCDPVLAVQLRAAHREITGAWHMNKRHWSDVRLDGGLTDHDVRDLVEDSYDLVVAGLPRTQREALGWSRLAR; translated from the coding sequence ATGGATTCAGCCGAACTGCGAACGCTGTGCCTCCGGTTTCCGGGCGCCTACGAGGATTTCCCCTTCGGCCCGGAGGCCTCCGTTTTCAAGGTCCGTGCGCCCTCCGGCGGTGAGGACCGGCCGGGGAAGATGTTTGCCCTCTCGAACCTCGACGCCACACCGCTGAGCGTGGCGCTCAAGTGCGATCCCGTGCTCGCCGTGCAGCTGCGGGCCGCGCATCGGGAGATCACGGGGGCGTGGCACATGAACAAGCGGCACTGGAGCGACGTGCGCCTCGACGGGGGACTGACGGACCACGACGTGCGCGATCTGGTCGAGGACTCGTATGACCTCGTCGTGGCCGGCCTTCCCCGCACGCAACGCGAGGCGCTCGGCTGGAGCCGGCTGGCGCGCTGA
- a CDS encoding CoA-binding protein has protein sequence MSAAVESTERTWVGPTAPERLKILRDTKVIAIVGASDKPSRASYFVATYLLSSTKYRVYFVNPVVKTILGQPVYASLADLPETPDLVEVFRKHDDLPGVLAEAKAAGAKTIWLQLGSWHEGVASDAEAAGMNVVMDRCVKIEHARFHGGLHLAGFNTGVISSKRQTLA, from the coding sequence GTGAGCGCCGCCGTCGAAAGCACCGAGCGCACGTGGGTGGGGCCGACCGCCCCCGAGCGCCTCAAGATCCTCCGCGATACGAAGGTCATCGCGATCGTCGGCGCGTCTGACAAGCCGAGCAGGGCGAGCTACTTCGTCGCGACGTACTTGCTGTCCTCGACGAAGTACCGCGTGTACTTCGTCAACCCCGTCGTGAAGACGATTCTGGGCCAGCCCGTCTACGCCTCGCTCGCGGACCTGCCCGAGACGCCTGACCTCGTCGAGGTGTTCCGCAAGCACGACGACCTGCCCGGCGTCCTCGCCGAGGCCAAGGCCGCGGGCGCCAAGACCATCTGGCTCCAGCTCGGCTCGTGGCACGAGGGCGTCGCGTCCGACGCCGAGGCGGCGGGGATGAACGTGGTCATGGACCGCTGTGTCAAGATCGAGCACGCCCGCTTCCACGGCGGCCTGCACCTCGCCGGCTTCAACACGGGGGTCATCTCCAGCAAGCGCCAGACCCTCGCCTAA
- a CDS encoding cupredoxin domain-containing protein, translating to MARPKTFQTLLLASGLILTVGACSPPAGPTPSPSSTMTMDMGSSSQATIHVKDFAFTGANSAAAGTRISVMNMDGEAHSVTADDGSFDVTVQPGKTLDFTVPAKPGTYTYHCKFHADMHGTLTVR from the coding sequence GTGGCACGCCCGAAGACATTCCAGACCCTGCTCCTGGCGAGTGGTCTCATCCTCACCGTTGGTGCGTGCTCGCCGCCGGCGGGACCCACGCCCTCCCCGTCCTCGACGATGACCATGGACATGGGGTCGAGCTCGCAAGCGACGATCCACGTGAAGGACTTCGCTTTCACAGGAGCCAACTCTGCCGCCGCCGGCACCCGCATCAGCGTGATGAACATGGACGGCGAGGCCCATTCCGTCACGGCAGACGATGGCTCTTTCGATGTCACCGTCCAGCCCGGAAAGACTCTCGACTTCACGGTCCCCGCAAAACCTGGCACCTACACCTACCACTGCAAGTTCCACGCGGACATGCATGGAACGCTCACGGTCCGGTGA
- a CDS encoding DUF1206 domain-containing protein, translating to MSNRGQTGGNAREMAEDGARSAARGAQRAARSRPARMLARAGFVFVGVVHALIAWLAAQIAIGAGSGHADQSGAIGQLAGAPGGPFLLWAAAVCCGALAVWMALDAVARWRRYGKPTKALGPAGTAVAYLALTWLLISFAIGNQENSGQQSQETTAKLLTAPFGFALLIVVGLAVLGVGVYFGYTGITRSFLGKDAQPSETAPAWVRAVGTVGYTAKGVAVAVLGILILVATIRHDPSQQSGLDGALKGLAAQPFGDWILGAVALGLFCYGVYSAARAKYGDFAR from the coding sequence GTGAGCAATCGAGGACAGACGGGCGGCAACGCCCGCGAGATGGCAGAGGACGGTGCGAGGTCCGCGGCGCGCGGAGCGCAGCGGGCGGCTCGTTCCCGTCCAGCCCGGATGCTGGCCCGGGCCGGATTCGTGTTCGTGGGAGTGGTGCACGCGCTCATCGCATGGCTCGCCGCGCAGATCGCGATCGGAGCAGGCAGCGGCCATGCGGACCAGTCGGGCGCGATCGGGCAGCTCGCGGGGGCGCCGGGCGGACCATTCCTGCTGTGGGCGGCCGCCGTGTGCTGCGGTGCCCTCGCGGTGTGGATGGCACTCGACGCGGTGGCCCGGTGGCGCCGCTACGGCAAACCGACGAAGGCGCTCGGGCCGGCCGGGACCGCGGTGGCGTATCTCGCCCTGACGTGGCTGCTGATCAGCTTCGCGATCGGAAATCAGGAGAATTCGGGCCAGCAGTCCCAGGAGACCACGGCGAAACTCCTCACGGCCCCGTTCGGCTTTGCATTGCTGATCGTTGTGGGGCTCGCGGTCCTCGGGGTGGGCGTGTACTTCGGCTACACGGGCATCACGCGGAGCTTCCTCGGCAAGGATGCCCAGCCTAGTGAGACCGCGCCGGCCTGGGTCAGGGCGGTCGGGACTGTGGGCTACACCGCGAAGGGCGTGGCGGTCGCGGTCCTCGGCATCCTCATCCTCGTGGCCACGATCCGCCACGACCCCTCACAGCAGAGCGGCCTCGACGGCGCCCTCAAGGGACTCGCGGCCCAGCCCTTCGGGGACTGGATCCTCGGGGCGGTCGCCCTCGGCCTGTTCTGCTACGGGGTCTACAGCGCCGCGCGGGCGAAGTACGGGGACTTCGCCCGGTAG
- a CDS encoding RNA polymerase sigma factor, producing the protein MPAGSQGSPVLEPIIDADLAPGAMTEHELFTLVYRSLAPAVIGYMSARGVDDPEALTQDVFVTVLSRLGSIEGGVAGLKTFLFSVAHARVVDHYRRNERRPRIVDYDPLTDTRQTNSAEHDALVATGQTDAEILIGKLKGDQREVLTLRIVAELTIDEVATVLGKSPGAVKQLQRRALLALREHVSEEEWVQ; encoded by the coding sequence GTGCCCGCAGGAAGTCAGGGAAGCCCCGTGCTCGAACCGATCATCGACGCCGACCTCGCGCCGGGCGCCATGACGGAGCATGAGCTGTTCACGCTCGTGTACCGTTCGCTGGCTCCCGCGGTGATCGGCTACATGTCGGCACGGGGCGTGGATGATCCGGAGGCTCTGACCCAGGACGTCTTCGTGACGGTCCTATCGCGGCTCGGATCAATCGAGGGCGGCGTGGCCGGCCTCAAGACGTTCCTGTTCTCGGTGGCGCACGCCCGCGTCGTCGACCATTACAGGCGCAACGAGCGCAGGCCACGGATCGTCGACTACGACCCCTTGACGGATACCCGTCAGACGAACTCCGCGGAGCACGACGCGCTCGTGGCCACGGGCCAGACCGATGCAGAGATCCTGATCGGCAAGCTCAAGGGAGATCAGAGAGAGGTGCTCACGCTCCGGATTGTCGCGGAGCTGACCATCGATGAGGTCGCCACCGTCCTCGGCAAGTCGCCGGGGGCGGTCAAACAGCTCCAGCGCAGGGCGCTCCTTGCCCTGCGGGAGCATGTGTCCGAGGAAGAGTGGGTCCAATGA
- a CDS encoding class F sortase has translation MRFGIGRSRGRLAASAAAVILMAAGTATAAAGLGAVHAPWDEATASPTTSAIAAPAPSTSVAVPDPASPPTPSAAVPAPPSAATGPVLASSVPGRLQVPAVGIDTPLMQLGKQPDGEVQVPPGEPGSPAGWYTGSTTPGQTGSAVILGHVNAIGTPIGVFYRLHELTPGEQATVVRADGTAAVFAVDHVDVYHKASFPTVEVYRNADRPELRLITCGGYDPASGQFLDNTVVYAHLVATHPS, from the coding sequence ATGCGCTTCGGCATCGGCCGTAGCCGTGGACGCCTTGCGGCGTCCGCGGCGGCGGTCATCCTGATGGCGGCCGGGACGGCAACCGCGGCCGCTGGGCTCGGGGCGGTCCACGCACCGTGGGACGAAGCTACCGCCAGCCCGACGACGTCGGCGATAGCCGCGCCCGCACCGTCGACGTCGGTCGCTGTTCCGGACCCAGCGTCGCCCCCGACGCCGAGCGCCGCGGTTCCCGCACCGCCGTCAGCCGCGACGGGTCCCGTACTTGCTTCCTCCGTGCCCGGGCGCCTCCAGGTGCCCGCGGTCGGGATCGACACGCCGCTCATGCAGCTCGGGAAGCAGCCGGACGGCGAAGTCCAAGTCCCACCGGGCGAGCCCGGATCGCCGGCAGGCTGGTACACCGGTTCCACAACGCCCGGGCAGACCGGCTCCGCCGTCATCCTGGGCCACGTCAACGCGATTGGAACCCCGATCGGCGTCTTCTACCGCCTCCACGAACTCACCCCCGGCGAGCAGGCAACCGTGGTCCGCGCCGACGGGACGGCTGCAGTCTTTGCCGTCGACCACGTGGACGTCTACCACAAGGCGTCCTTCCCCACCGTTGAGGTGTACCGGAACGCCGATCGTCCCGAACTCCGCCTGATCACGTGCGGCGGCTACGACCCCGCCTCAGGCCAGTTTCTGGACAACACGGTTGTCTACGCGCATCTCGTCGCGACGCATCCGTCGTAA
- the menE gene encoding o-succinylbenzoate--CoA ligase, with translation MYNNGVGSWLHRRRPKSGPKVALVAGEREISYDELSERADRLANALRRRGVARGDRVAYLGENDPAFVETFFAAGLLGAIFIPLNTRLAAPELQYQLQDSGARLLVNGSALEALAAAAAEDTGVRNRLVVGQAEPAPTAQAGLAVERGIELYEQALAAAPAEVIDETVTHDDGALILYTSGTTGRPKGALLTHGNITWNCINVITDMDVNRNDVALMISPLFHVASLDMGLLPMLLKGATVVLESRFEPGQVLRTIQERGVTSLNGVPTTFQMLCEHPDWDATDLSSLDKLTCGGSAVPVRVLEAYEGRGLGFSNGYGMTETAPGATTLPVWRSKEKAGSSGLPQFFTDIRIADPLGQVLAPGEVGEIQIAGPNVIKEYWNRTDATRESYADGIWFKSGDMGYRDEEGFLFVSDRLKDMIISGGENIYPAEVEAVIVELDAVASVAVIGVPDDKWGEVPRAIVTLREGTSLTEASVRAHLDGRLARYKIPKSVVFVTEMPRTASGKIRKAELRRQYAG, from the coding sequence ATGTACAACAACGGTGTTGGCTCGTGGCTCCACCGGCGTCGCCCGAAGTCGGGCCCGAAGGTTGCCCTGGTCGCGGGAGAGCGCGAAATCTCCTACGACGAGCTCTCCGAGCGCGCCGACCGCCTCGCGAACGCGCTGCGCCGCCGCGGGGTGGCCCGCGGCGACCGCGTCGCCTACCTCGGCGAGAACGATCCGGCCTTCGTGGAGACGTTCTTCGCCGCGGGACTTCTCGGGGCGATCTTCATCCCGCTCAACACGCGGCTCGCCGCCCCCGAGCTGCAGTACCAGCTCCAGGACTCCGGGGCCCGGCTCCTCGTCAACGGATCAGCGCTCGAGGCCTTGGCCGCTGCCGCCGCTGAGGATACAGGCGTACGGAACCGACTGGTGGTGGGCCAAGCGGAACCCGCGCCGACCGCACAGGCGGGACTCGCCGTCGAACGGGGTATTGAGCTCTACGAGCAGGCCCTCGCGGCCGCGCCCGCGGAGGTGATCGACGAGACGGTGACGCATGACGACGGTGCCCTGATCCTGTACACCTCCGGGACGACGGGCAGGCCCAAGGGCGCGCTGCTCACGCACGGGAACATCACGTGGAACTGCATCAACGTGATCACCGACATGGACGTCAACCGCAACGACGTCGCGCTCATGATCTCGCCCCTGTTCCACGTGGCCTCGCTCGACATGGGCCTCCTGCCGATGCTGCTCAAGGGCGCCACCGTGGTCCTCGAGTCCAGATTCGAGCCCGGCCAAGTCCTGCGGACCATCCAGGAGCGCGGGGTCACGTCCCTCAACGGGGTGCCGACCACGTTCCAGATGCTCTGCGAGCACCCCGACTGGGACGCGACGGACCTCAGCTCGCTGGACAAGCTCACGTGCGGCGGATCCGCCGTGCCGGTGCGCGTCCTCGAGGCGTACGAGGGGCGCGGACTGGGCTTCTCCAACGGCTACGGCATGACCGAGACGGCGCCGGGTGCCACGACGCTGCCGGTGTGGCGGTCCAAGGAGAAGGCCGGCTCGTCCGGGCTCCCGCAGTTCTTCACGGACATCCGCATCGCCGACCCGCTCGGCCAGGTGCTCGCGCCCGGTGAGGTCGGTGAGATCCAGATCGCCGGACCCAACGTGATCAAGGAGTACTGGAACCGCACCGACGCGACGCGCGAATCCTACGCGGATGGCATCTGGTTCAAGTCCGGGGACATGGGCTACCGCGACGAGGAGGGCTTCCTGTTCGTCTCGGATCGGCTCAAGGACATGATCATCTCCGGCGGGGAGAACATCTACCCGGCCGAAGTCGAGGCCGTCATCGTCGAGCTCGATGCCGTCGCGTCCGTGGCCGTCATCGGGGTTCCCGACGACAAATGGGGCGAAGTGCCGCGGGCCATTGTGACCCTGAGGGAGGGCACGTCACTCACCGAGGCCAGCGTCCGCGCCCACCTCGATGGGCGCCTCGCCCGCTATAAGATCCCCAAGTCCGTGGTGTTTGTGACCGAGATGCCGCGCACTGCAAGCGGGAAGATCCGCAAGGCGGAGCTGCGCAGGCAGTACGCGGGGTGA
- a CDS encoding CoA-binding protein produces the protein MRHVNDPAVIDRLMETPGTWAIVGLTRNEWRAAHSVALTVRDVMGNRIIPVNLRGEDVHGEKGYAALADIPAELHPIDVVDCFVNSHRVGDVVDQAIAVGAKALWLQLGVIDDAAAERAEAAGLDVVMNACPDQELWRRNRKRA, from the coding sequence ATGCGGCATGTGAACGATCCGGCTGTCATTGACCGCCTGATGGAGACCCCAGGAACCTGGGCGATCGTGGGCCTCACCAGGAACGAATGGCGCGCCGCGCATTCCGTGGCCCTCACCGTACGGGACGTCATGGGCAACCGCATCATCCCCGTGAATCTCCGCGGCGAGGATGTGCACGGTGAGAAGGGCTATGCGGCCCTCGCGGACATCCCCGCGGAACTGCACCCGATCGACGTCGTGGACTGCTTCGTGAATTCCCATCGCGTGGGGGACGTCGTGGACCAGGCCATCGCTGTGGGCGCGAAGGCCTTATGGCTGCAGCTCGGTGTGATCGACGATGCCGCCGCGGAGCGCGCCGAGGCGGCCGGGCTCGACGTCGTCATGAACGCGTGCCCCGACCAGGAGCTCTGGCGGCGGAACCGGAAACGCGCCTGA
- a CDS encoding tetratricopeptide repeat protein, giving the protein MLDQSTLDALWNFSDPSGSEAAFRRALEDGALGGRPFDDAERGELTTQLGRAIGLQGRYEEADALLDGIDCEEDPTISVRVLLERGRVLNSSGHAAMAVPLFEQAAELGEHLGDEFLAADAFHMLAIADSDHAESWARAGIEYAREAHSPRAQRWCVSLHGNLGWMFLDAGEPHRALVEFQLAEQWASRVGTPEQAEWAREGIAACRALAG; this is encoded by the coding sequence ATGCTCGACCAGTCCACCCTTGATGCCCTCTGGAACTTCTCCGATCCCTCAGGCTCCGAAGCTGCCTTCCGGCGCGCGCTCGAGGACGGTGCCCTTGGCGGCCGCCCGTTCGACGATGCCGAGCGCGGCGAGCTCACCACCCAACTCGGCCGCGCGATCGGGCTCCAAGGACGCTATGAGGAGGCTGACGCGCTCCTCGACGGCATCGATTGCGAGGAGGACCCCACCATCTCGGTGCGCGTGCTGCTCGAGCGGGGCCGCGTCCTCAACTCCTCCGGGCACGCCGCGATGGCTGTTCCGCTGTTCGAGCAGGCCGCGGAGCTCGGCGAGCACCTCGGAGACGAGTTCCTCGCAGCGGATGCCTTCCACATGCTCGCCATTGCGGACTCGGACCACGCCGAGTCCTGGGCCCGCGCGGGGATCGAGTATGCGCGGGAGGCCCACAGCCCGCGCGCGCAACGGTGGTGCGTTTCGCTCCACGGCAACCTCGGCTGGATGTTCCTCGACGCCGGAGAGCCGCACCGGGCGCTCGTCGAATTCCAGCTCGCCGAGCAGTGGGCCTCCCGCGTCGGAACCCCGGAGCAGGCCGAGTGGGCTCGCGAGGGCATCGCAGCCTGCCGTGCCTTGGCCGGCTGA
- a CDS encoding O-acetylhomoserine aminocarboxypropyltransferase/cysteine synthase family protein — protein sequence MAERQFGFRTRALHAGGTPDAEHGARAVPIYQTTSFVFKDSDDAANLFALQKYGNIYSRIGNPTVAAFEERIASLEGGIGAVATASGMAAEFITFAALTQAGDHIVASSKLYGGTITQLDVTLRRFGVETTFVDSTDPAAFKTALRENTKAVYTEVVANPSGDIADLAGLAAVAHEHGVPLVVDSTLTPPYILRPIEHGADIVIHSATKFLGGHGTTLGGVVVESGTFNWGNGRFPSMTEPVPSYGNVSWWGNFGEYGFLTKLRSEQLRDIGPSLPAQSAFQLLQGVETLPQRMDAHLANAQRVAEWLEADPRVTYVNYAGLPSHPQYEYAKKLLPLGVGSVFSFGVKGGREAGARFIEALQIASHLANIGDARTLVLHPGSTTHQQLSAEQLVAAGVPADLIRLSVGLEDVEDIIWDLDQALAASQNRSQEVVELEQEFAAPTYDGEACVIPSVTAAAGRQQEGEGK from the coding sequence ATGGCGGAGCGCCAGTTCGGGTTCCGCACCCGCGCCCTGCACGCCGGCGGCACGCCCGACGCCGAACACGGCGCGCGGGCCGTCCCGATCTACCAGACCACCTCGTTCGTGTTCAAGGACTCGGACGACGCCGCGAACCTCTTCGCGCTGCAGAAGTACGGCAACATCTACTCGCGCATCGGCAACCCAACGGTCGCGGCGTTCGAGGAGCGCATCGCGTCTCTCGAGGGCGGCATCGGCGCGGTCGCGACGGCGTCGGGCATGGCCGCGGAGTTCATCACGTTCGCCGCGCTCACCCAGGCCGGGGACCACATCGTCGCGTCGTCCAAGCTCTACGGCGGCACCATCACGCAGCTCGATGTGACCCTTCGCCGCTTCGGCGTCGAGACCACGTTCGTCGACTCGACCGACCCGGCCGCGTTCAAGACCGCCCTGCGCGAGAACACCAAGGCCGTCTACACCGAGGTGGTGGCCAACCCCTCCGGCGACATCGCCGACCTGGCCGGCCTCGCCGCCGTCGCCCACGAGCACGGCGTCCCTCTCGTGGTCGACTCGACGCTCACCCCGCCCTACATCCTGCGGCCCATCGAGCACGGCGCGGACATCGTGATCCACTCGGCCACGAAGTTCCTCGGCGGCCATGGGACGACGCTCGGCGGCGTGGTCGTCGAGTCTGGGACGTTCAACTGGGGCAACGGCAGGTTCCCGTCCATGACCGAGCCGGTGCCGAGCTACGGCAACGTCTCGTGGTGGGGCAACTTCGGCGAGTACGGCTTCCTCACGAAGCTGCGCTCCGAGCAGTTGCGTGACATTGGCCCGTCCCTGCCCGCGCAGTCCGCGTTCCAGCTCCTCCAGGGCGTCGAGACGCTCCCGCAGCGCATGGACGCGCATCTCGCCAACGCCCAGCGTGTGGCCGAGTGGCTCGAGGCCGATCCGCGCGTCACGTATGTGAACTACGCGGGCCTGCCCTCGCACCCGCAGTACGAGTACGCCAAGAAGCTCCTGCCGCTCGGCGTGGGCTCGGTGTTCAGCTTCGGTGTGAAGGGCGGCCGCGAGGCCGGGGCCCGCTTCATCGAGGCGCTGCAGATCGCCTCGCACCTGGCCAACATCGGCGACGCGCGCACCCTCGTGCTCCACCCCGGCTCGACGACGCACCAGCAGCTCTCCGCAGAGCAGCTCGTCGCGGCCGGCGTCCCGGCGGACCTCATCCGGCTCTCCGTGGGCCTCGAGGACGTCGAGGACATCATCTGGGACCTCGACCAGGCACTTGCTGCAAGCCAAAACCGGTCTCAGGAGGTTGTCGAGCTGGAGCAGGAATTCGCGGCCCCGACATACGACGGCGAGGCGTGCGTGATCCCGTCCGTCACCGCTGCAGCGGGTCGCCAGCAGGAAGGGGAGGGCAAGTGA
- a CDS encoding adenylosuccinate synthase: MPAIVIVGAQWGDEGKGKATDLLGHRVDYVVKPNGGNNAGHTVVVGGQKYELKLLPAGILSPNAIPIIGNGCVVNLEALFEEIDGLEARGGDASRLRVSANAHLVAPYHQTLDKVTERFLGKRAIGTTGRGIGPAYMDKVARLGIRVQDVFDESILRQKVEGSLHQKNELLVKVYNRRAVSVDETVDYFLGFADRLRPLMIDSTYELNKALDDGKVVLMEGGQATFLDVDHGTYPFVTSSNPTAGGSSVGSGVGPTRISRAIGIIKAYTTRVGAGPFPTELFDEMGEYLQKTGGEFGVNTGRPRRCGWYDSVLARHASRVNGFTDYFLTKLDVLTGIEKIPVCVAYDVDGVRHDEMPMTQTEFHHAKPIFEYFDGWTEDISGATNLDELPANARDYVLALEKLSGTRFSAIGVGPDREQTIVVRDLID; the protein is encoded by the coding sequence ATGCCAGCAATCGTGATCGTCGGAGCCCAGTGGGGCGATGAAGGCAAGGGCAAGGCGACGGATCTGCTCGGACATCGGGTGGACTACGTGGTCAAGCCCAACGGCGGCAACAACGCCGGGCACACCGTCGTCGTGGGCGGCCAGAAGTACGAGCTCAAGCTCCTTCCTGCCGGCATCCTGAGCCCCAACGCGATCCCGATCATCGGCAACGGCTGCGTGGTGAACCTCGAGGCGCTCTTCGAGGAGATCGACGGGCTCGAGGCCCGTGGCGGCGACGCGTCACGACTGCGCGTCTCCGCCAACGCGCACCTCGTGGCCCCGTATCACCAGACGCTCGACAAGGTCACCGAGCGCTTCCTCGGCAAGCGGGCCATCGGCACCACCGGCCGTGGGATCGGCCCCGCCTACATGGACAAGGTCGCGCGGCTCGGCATCCGTGTCCAGGACGTGTTCGACGAGTCGATCCTGCGCCAGAAGGTCGAGGGCTCGCTGCACCAGAAGAACGAGCTCCTCGTCAAGGTGTACAACCGCCGTGCCGTGAGCGTCGATGAGACCGTGGACTACTTCCTCGGTTTCGCGGACCGCCTGCGGCCGCTCATGATCGACTCGACCTACGAGCTCAACAAGGCGCTCGACGACGGCAAGGTGGTCCTCATGGAGGGCGGCCAGGCGACGTTCCTCGACGTGGACCACGGCACGTACCCGTTCGTGACGTCCTCGAACCCGACGGCGGGCGGTTCCTCCGTGGGCTCCGGCGTCGGGCCCACCCGCATCTCGCGCGCGATCGGCATCATCAAGGCGTACACGACCCGGGTCGGCGCCGGACCGTTCCCCACCGAACTGTTCGACGAGATGGGCGAGTACCTGCAGAAGACCGGCGGCGAGTTCGGCGTCAACACGGGACGTCCGCGCCGCTGCGGCTGGTACGACTCGGTCCTGGCCCGCCACGCCTCGCGCGTCAACGGTTTCACGGACTACTTCCTCACCAAGCTCGACGTGCTCACCGGCATCGAGAAGATCCCGGTGTGCGTCGCGTACGACGTCGACGGCGTGCGGCACGACGAGATGCCCATGACCCAGACCGAGTTCCACCACGCCAAGCCGATCTTCGAGTACTTCGACGGTTGGACCGAGGACATCTCGGGCGCCACGAACCTCGACGAGCTGCCGGCCAATGCCCGCGACTACGTTCTCGCGCTCGAGAAGCTCTCCGGCACGCGGTTCTCCGCGATCGGGGTGGGCCCCGATCGCGAGCAGACCATCGTGGTCCGCGACCTCATCGACTGA
- a CDS encoding NAD-dependent succinate-semialdehyde dehydrogenase: protein MTSTASTPAEPGYRVLNPATGEVVETFPTATDAEVEAALAAAESAYQSWRETPIEDRAKVVSRIGELFTERADELAAIITEEMGKPLGQSKGEAEFCTDIFKYFADEGPTLASDQEIKTFSGGRAVVQKLPVGPLLGIMPWNYPYYQVARFAAPNLMLGNTIVLKHAESCPRSALAIQQIMDDAGVPAGAYVNVFASHAQIADIIADPRIQGVSLTGSERAGAIIGELAGKNLKKAVLELGGSDPFVVLDSTDVKGLADTAWDTRMENTGQACNSNKRMIVAEDIFDDFVAQLTARALALTPGDPAADAAETYGPMSSRAAAVGIAAQVQDAVDKGATLHAGGVLSDGDAAYYAPAVLTGVTPDMRAYKEELFGPVAVVYKVASDEEALTLANDTPYGLGGAVFSADTARAEKVASRLETGMANVNTPAAEGAEMPFGGVKRSGFGRELGPLGMDEFVNKRLYYVAG from the coding sequence ATGACTAGCACTGCGAGCACCCCAGCAGAGCCCGGCTACCGGGTCCTGAACCCCGCCACGGGCGAGGTCGTCGAGACGTTCCCCACCGCCACGGACGCCGAGGTCGAAGCCGCCCTCGCCGCAGCCGAGAGCGCCTACCAGTCTTGGCGCGAAACCCCCATCGAAGACCGCGCCAAGGTCGTGTCCCGCATCGGCGAACTCTTCACCGAGCGCGCCGACGAGCTGGCAGCGATCATCACCGAGGAGATGGGCAAGCCCCTCGGCCAGTCGAAGGGCGAGGCCGAGTTCTGCACGGACATCTTCAAGTACTTCGCCGACGAGGGTCCGACCCTTGCCTCGGACCAGGAGATCAAGACCTTCTCCGGCGGCCGCGCCGTGGTGCAGAAGCTCCCGGTCGGCCCGCTCCTGGGCATCATGCCGTGGAACTACCCGTACTACCAGGTGGCCCGCTTCGCCGCGCCGAACCTCATGCTCGGCAACACGATCGTCCTCAAGCACGCCGAGTCGTGCCCGCGCTCGGCTCTGGCGATCCAGCAGATCATGGACGACGCCGGCGTTCCGGCGGGCGCGTACGTGAACGTGTTCGCGTCGCACGCGCAGATCGCGGACATCATCGCGGACCCGCGCATCCAGGGCGTCTCCCTGACCGGCTCCGAGCGGGCCGGCGCGATCATCGGCGAGCTCGCGGGCAAGAACCTCAAGAAGGCCGTCCTCGAGCTTGGCGGATCGGATCCGTTCGTGGTCCTCGATTCGACTGACGTCAAGGGCCTCGCGGACACCGCATGGGATACGCGCATGGAGAACACGGGCCAGGCCTGCAACTCGAACAAGCGGATGATCGTCGCCGAGGACATCTTCGACGACTTCGTTGCCCAGCTGACTGCCCGCGCGCTGGCCCTCACCCCCGGCGACCCCGCCGCCGACGCCGCAGAGACGTATGGCCCGATGTCCTCGCGCGCCGCCGCCGTGGGCATCGCCGCGCAGGTGCAGGACGCCGTCGACAAGGGCGCCACGCTCCACGCCGGTGGGGTGCTCTCCGACGGCGACGCCGCGTACTACGCCCCCGCGGTTCTCACTGGTGTGACCCCGGACATGCGCGCATACAAGGAGGAGCTGTTCGGCCCGGTCGCAGTGGTCTACAAGGTGGCCAGCGACGAGGAGGCCCTCACGCTCGCCAATGACACCCCGTACGGACTCGGCGGCGCAGTCTTCTCCGCGGACACCGCCCGCGCCGAGAAGGTGGCCTCGCGCCTCGAGACCGGCATGGCCAACGTCAACACCCCGGCCGCCGAAGGCGCCGAGATGCCGTTCGGCGGCGTCAAGCGCTCGGGCTTCGGCCGCGAGCTCGGCCCGCTCGGCATGGACGAGTTCGTCAACAAGCGCCTCTACTACGTGGCCGGCTGA